The genome window CGTCCCCTGCTGCACCTGAACTTCGCCCTGAATGACCGCGACGCGCGAGCCTTCCTCTTCGGCGTTCACCAGAAAGACGGTGCCGACCACGGACACCGTCAGGTCCTTCGTCCGGACATAAAGATGGCCCGCACGCTGTTTGGCCGCATTCACAATCACGCCGCCTTTATTCAACTGAATCCGGACGCCGTCATCCGAAGGTTCCAACGCCAGTTCCGTTTGCGCGCGCATTTCCACGCGCGAGCCGTCCGTCAGGACCAGTACGGCGCCGGCCTGCGAGCGCAGATTCTCTCCGGCCTTGATCGCGTCTTTGATTCGAAGGGAACGCACCATATTGCCGGAAGTTAAAGAAAGCCCGTCGTCTGCCGCTTCCACGGTCGCTTCCACCCTGCTCGCGTTAGACGGCATATGCAGGAATACGGCGGACAGCGCGAGAACCACACTCAAAACCGCGGCGATGGCAATCAGAAGCCTGCGGCTGCCGGTGTCTTGATATGGCGTCGCATCCCGCGACTCGAATGCCGGCATCTCCGGAACAAAAGACGCATCCGATTTGAACTGTTCGAGGACCTGGGCGCGGAATGATTCCATTGCTTCCTCCGGGGGATTGCCAAAATCTTTCAGAAAGCGATCCAGCAATTCTTTAGCTTTGGGTTTTCGGCTGGTCATTGCTTGTTCTCCAGGGACAGGCGGACGAGTTTCTTCAGCCGCGCCCGCGATCGAAACAGGCTGATGGCCACCGCACCGCGCGTCGTGCCTACTGTCTTTGCGATATCGGAAAGGTTGAAGTTATGGACATATCGCAGGATGAGAATCTGAGCCGAGCGCGGGTGCAACTCCGCTATCGCTGCGTATAACTGACGATGGAGATCTTCAATGACGGCATCTTCGGAAACAGCCGCCGCGGCGCGAAGCCTTTCGACATCATTCGTGACCACCGGCTGACGGCGGCGCGCTCGTAAGACACTCAGCGCCGCATTGAATGCCGCGCGATACAGATACGCCCTTGGATTCTTCTTCAGGTCGGGCGGAAATGCGCGCCGGAGCAGCCGCAGGAAAATCGTCTGAACGACATCCTCGGCGTCCTCGACGCTGCCGGTGACGCTGTACGCCGTCCGATAGACCAGGGCATAGTGCGCGCGAAATAATGTGTCGAATTCCGGATCCAGCCGCTTTTGAATGATCTTGAGCTCCGTTGCCGCCGACATCTTCTCCACGGTAAGTAAAACTCCGGACCCGCAAGGTCGTTAGCATGTTTCGCAAAAACAATGGAGTCGGAATGTAAGAAGTTTAAGGCAGGTGGCGCGGCTGGAATGGAGCTCAAAGGCCGTCGTCGTATGGGTATTATATAAACAATACGTGGGTTGGAACGGGTGCAGGCTGGAGGCAGGCCAGCAGGCGGTGAAACAAATGTTCGCCTGCCTCGCGGCGCGCGGATAGACGCCCGGCCTGGTAGGCTCGCGAAGCAAGGCCGCGCTGAACGGACTGGCAGATGGCCGTGTCTTCACCCTGGATCGCCTCGCTCGCGGCGATCCGTATCCGGTTGCGCTCCGCCGCACCCTCCGAAACATCCGCGAAATAGAAATCGAAAACGACTTCGGTTTCGTCCGGCCCGATCGGAATAACAAGGTTCGTGTCCATCGCCTCCGGGTGCTGGTTGATCATGAAATTCGGATATATCCAGTAATATAAGGCCTCGCCCCCTCCTTCAAGAGGACTCCACTGCAAACACCATCGATTTCCCAGTTCGATGCGGTACTCCGCATAGTCCAGAACGCGATCGAGTCCCTTGTGAAGAAGCGGCACATGGTAACCACCGTCCAGGTAATTGTCGACGAACACCTTCCAATTGCAATTCAGCCGATAGCGCTGCCGTTCAAGCCAGTGGAGATGCTCCAACTTCAGACCGGCCGGCGGATCGCCGACCCGCGGCATGCCCGTTGCGAGATTCGCCCACACCCAGTTATTGCACGCCATGGCTTCCATCGGCACGAGTCCCATGCAATCGCGGTCGAAATCGGCAACAACTCCCATATCGGGCGCCGACTTCAGCTGTCCGTCCAACCCATACGTCCAGCCGTGATAAGGGCAACGAAGCTGGGACGCCCGGCCGGCCGGCCGGCCCGGGTCGTAGCTTTTAATAATGTCGTCGAGGGACATCCGTACCTGATTTTTCCCTGTCCAGGCTCGATACGACAATCGAAATTTCGCGGTTCAGTGCAAAAAACAATTGCAGTCCGCCTATGGTTGTAGTTAACTAGTGTCTAACATAGGTGTATAAATGGCGCGACCGAAATTGACCAGGCTTGAACTGCAGATCATGGAGGCTCTCTGGACTCGCGGCGCTTGTTCCGTACGGGAAATTCAAGACGCGTTTCCCGAGCAGAAGCGTCCTGCCTATACGACCGTCCAGACCATCGTCTATCGCCTCGAAGAGAAAAAAGCCGTCCGCATCGTCAAGAAAATCGGAAATGCCAATATTTTCGAGGCGGTGATTTCCCGCAGCGTCGCTGAAAACAGATTGATCGAGGACCTGCTGGGGTTGTTTGGCGGCCGGGTGAAGCCCGTCATAGCGCGGCTGATCGAGTCCGGCAAACTCACGATGGACGATGTCAAAGAGGCCGAACAAACGCTCCGCAAGCTTGCGAAAGAGGGTGAGCTGAGCGAACGCAAGCCCGATAGGGCGCAGCCATCAAAAGGAAAGGACAAACCCCAATGATCCCCTCCTATCTATCGCCGCTGGCAAACCACTTGTGGCAATCGAGCCTCTTCGCCGGAGTCGCGGGACTGCTGACGCTCGCCTTGCGAAAGAACCGCGCGTCCGTGCGGTACTGGCTCTGGCTGGCCGCGTCGGTGAAGTTTCTCATTCCTTTTTCGTTGTTGGTGAGTATCGGCGGTCAATTTGACTGGCGTACCGCTCCAAGCGTTACACGAACTCCGTTACCGGTCGCGATGGACCAAATCGTTCAGCCCTTTGCCGTCACGGTTTCAGGGCCGCTGTTGGCGGCTGTACCCGAAACACGCAGCGCCATTCCAATCGTTTTCCTTGGTGTGTGGCTTTGTGGTTTTGCAGTCAGCGTTTTTTGTTGGGTACGCGCATGGCGACATATTCGAGCAGCGGTGCGGACCGCGTCGCCTTTGCATGTGGCGGTGCGCCGTGACAGCGCCTCCATTCCAGTAATGTGCTCTCGGGCACTGCTTGAGCCCTGCGTATTTGGTTTGGTTCGGCCCATCTTGCTGCTGCCCCATGGCATTGAAGACCGGCTGACGCCACAACAACTGGAGACTATTCTCGCGCACGAATTCTGTCACATTCGGCGCCGTGACAATCTAACGGCCGCAATTCACATGGTGGCGGAGACAGTCTTCTGGTTTTACCCACTGGTGCCGTGGATCGGAAAACGCCTCATTGAGGAACGGGAACACGCCTGCGACGAAGAAGTACTGAGAATCACCCAAGATCCGGAATCGTATGCGCAAGGAATTCTGAACGTCTGCAAGCTCTATCTGGAGTCGTCCGGCACATGCGCGGCAGGCGTCACCGGCTCAGATCTTAAAAGGCGCGTCGAAGCAATCATGCACGATCGGATTGCCGTAAAGTTGAATGGCGGCAAAAAGGCGCTGCTTGTTGGCGCAGGCATAGCGTCTGTATTCCTGCCGCTGGGAATCGGATTGCTGAAGGCTTCATCGAGCGCCGCCCAGTCTCAAAGTGCGCCGCATCTGCAATTCGAAGTGGCCTCGGTCAAACGTAACACCTCCGTAAGCCAGTCGATGAGATTTCCGGTTCCTGCAAACGGTCTGTTCGCAGTCGAGAATATCCCGCTGAAGGTATTGATTTCATACGCGTTTGGCGTGCAAGGGGCTGACGTAGCTGGAGCTCCGGCGTGGGTCGGTTCGGAGAAGTACGACGTAACAGCAAAAGCTGCGCAGCCCGATGTCAGGCGCAACGACTATTCGCTCATGGTACAGGCCCTATTGGTCGACCGGTTCCGGCTCTCTGCGCACTCGGAAGAGCGGGATCGCAGTGGGTACACGTTGATTGTCGACAAGACCGGACCGAAGCTTGTCGCGGCGAGCGCGCCCTGTGCTGAACCTGGCGATCGGCGCGATCCAGGCGCAGTTACCTGCGGGACGTTCTTTACCGGGCCTGCTTCATTAGACGCCCGCAAGATGTCCACACCGCAGTTTGCAGCTACTCTGTCCATGGTCCTGAATGCTCCTGTAATTGATAAGACTGGGACGACTGGCGTTTATGACATCCATCTCGAATTCAACCCCGAAGGCACGGATCTTAGTGGTCGAGGCGCACACGGTCTTGACACCACACCAGCTGCGGACAACCCGGATACAGGCAAGCCCTCTATATTCGCCGCACTCCAACAACAGCTTGGGTTGCGCCTGGAACCGGCGAAGGTACCGACTAATATTCTGATCATCGATCACATTGAAAGGCCATCTGAGAACTGAAGGTATAGACAGCTTCCCGGGAGTTCAACCTCGCTTTTTGAGTTAACGTGCCGGACGATATCCTCGTCTATACGGCCATGAAAATCCTTTCTTTTTTCGCGATGGGTTCCTTCAGACGGCGATGCCACGAGCAGAGGGGGTACAGGAAGCTGGCCCTGGCGTTTGCGGGAGTCGCCGTCATCGCATTGCCGCTCGGATTTCGCGTGTGGAAAGCGCCGGCGGTACAGGCCCAATCTCTAAGCGCGCCGCACCTGCAATTCGAGGCCGCGTCCATCAAGCCCAGTAGCGCGGGTCTGAGTGGAATCACATTTGCCGTACAACCAGGCGGGCGTCTGGATGTGGAGAATAACCCAATATCGAACGTGATCAAGAATGCTTATGGTTCAATCCGGCCATTTGTTCTGCAGGGCGGACCCGATTGGGTCGATTCCGATCGATACGACATCGAGGCGAAGGCCGAAGGCAACCCGGCAGAGCCGGAGATGATGGTCATGCTTCAGGCGCTCCTCGCCGATCGCTTTAAATTGAAAGTCCATCGCGAGACCCGAGAGCTTCCGGTCTATGCATTGACGGTAGCGAAAGGCGGCCCGAAACTGACGAAACACATAGAAGGCAGTTGCGTGATCGTCGATCCCAACAGCCCGCCGCCTCCGGGCGCGCCGGGTGAAAAGCCTCGCGATCATTGCGGCAATAATCTCATTGCGCGCGGGCGGTGGGACGCCTCAAAGGT of Terriglobia bacterium contains these proteins:
- a CDS encoding sigma-70 family RNA polymerase sigma factor → MSAATELKIIQKRLDPEFDTLFRAHYALVYRTAYSVTGSVEDAEDVVQTIFLRLLRRAFPPDLKKNPRAYLYRAAFNAALSVLRARRRQPVVTNDVERLRAAAAVSEDAVIEDLHRQLYAAIAELHPRSAQILILRYVHNFNLSDIAKTVGTTRGAVAISLFRSRARLKKLVRLSLENKQ
- a CDS encoding BlaI/MecI/CopY family transcriptional regulator codes for the protein MARPKLTRLELQIMEALWTRGACSVREIQDAFPEQKRPAYTTVQTIVYRLEEKKAVRIVKKIGNANIFEAVISRSVAENRLIEDLLGLFGGRVKPVIARLIESGKLTMDDVKEAEQTLRKLAKEGELSERKPDRAQPSKGKDKPQ
- a CDS encoding SRPBCC family protein, producing the protein MSLDDIIKSYDPGRPAGRASQLRCPYHGWTYGLDGQLKSAPDMGVVADFDRDCMGLVPMEAMACNNWVWANLATGMPRVGDPPAGLKLEHLHWLERQRYRLNCNWKVFVDNYLDGGYHVPLLHKGLDRVLDYAEYRIELGNRWCLQWSPLEGGGEALYYWIYPNFMINQHPEAMDTNLVIPIGPDETEVVFDFYFADVSEGAAERNRIRIAASEAIQGEDTAICQSVQRGLASRAYQAGRLSARREAGEHLFHRLLACLQPAPVPTHVLFI
- a CDS encoding M56 family metallopeptidase, with amino-acid sequence MIPSYLSPLANHLWQSSLFAGVAGLLTLALRKNRASVRYWLWLAASVKFLIPFSLLVSIGGQFDWRTAPSVTRTPLPVAMDQIVQPFAVTVSGPLLAAVPETRSAIPIVFLGVWLCGFAVSVFCWVRAWRHIRAAVRTASPLHVAVRRDSASIPVMCSRALLEPCVFGLVRPILLLPHGIEDRLTPQQLETILAHEFCHIRRRDNLTAAIHMVAETVFWFYPLVPWIGKRLIEEREHACDEEVLRITQDPESYAQGILNVCKLYLESSGTCAAGVTGSDLKRRVEAIMHDRIAVKLNGGKKALLVGAGIASVFLPLGIGLLKASSSAAQSQSAPHLQFEVASVKRNTSVSQSMRFPVPANGLFAVENIPLKVLISYAFGVQGADVAGAPAWVGSEKYDVTAKAAQPDVRRNDYSLMVQALLVDRFRLSAHSEERDRSGYTLIVDKTGPKLVAASAPCAEPGDRRDPGAVTCGTFFTGPASLDARKMSTPQFAATLSMVLNAPVIDKTGTTGVYDIHLEFNPEGTDLSGRGAHGLDTTPAADNPDTGKPSIFAALQQQLGLRLEPAKVPTNILIIDHIERPSEN
- a CDS encoding TIGR03435 family protein, whose translation is MPDDILVYTAMKILSFFAMGSFRRRCHEQRGYRKLALAFAGVAVIALPLGFRVWKAPAVQAQSLSAPHLQFEAASIKPSSAGLSGITFAVQPGGRLDVENNPISNVIKNAYGSIRPFVLQGGPDWVDSDRYDIEAKAEGNPAEPEMMVMLQALLADRFKLKVHRETRELPVYALTVAKGGPKLTKHIEGSCVIVDPNSPPPPGAPGEKPRDHCGNNLIARGRWDASKVDMPSVAGALSVLVRRKVIDKTGLTGFFDIHIDIPSDPLAGNDPGAPSIFTVLQDELGLKLDSDKGPVAVLVIDHIERPSQN